One segment of Gopherus flavomarginatus isolate rGopFla2 chromosome 8, rGopFla2.mat.asm, whole genome shotgun sequence DNA contains the following:
- the EDA2R gene encoding tumor necrosis factor receptor superfamily member 27 isoform X1: MKRDPVLFFALFLVAEVRGAAPNPMECQESEYLDEHRKCIPCRECGPGWELSKECGYGEGRDAQCTACPPRRFKDSWGFHGCKPCLSCPLINRVQKSNCTATSNAACGECLPGFYSKTRIGGLQDLECIPCTKQTPSSEPQCSSRTSLVKVAIPTVPPQDTALLVLTSSALVIIVLVLLALAIICCKRFWKSQCQRVFLRTQNFSAQRVMFQASARPSRFPCEEQMSSSCCLGVKNLSPCSWQAEVPGPVEPVQLMSNGEAIGLQIPALQPNLEEIAVSPNPKSRLVRSVLETQPLIRNSGSSNCSAEGPSSSDARQGTAGFTESPTPLSSCASEMQPRWPHAPVECTELDLQKFSTQAEFMGTKSQEDAEKQVAQRIWRHTDELTLEVPLFGAPLITQSELVLEAVTGSSSSFQIPTAESREQPQVNDVLSLVSEISSVTQGLPIVQLPHSLVLSLGFQLDPCLSGLKNFSHVGVALGVPSHLVSRMSGFKQLVAHFASSGDTVTVPALARVLQQLQRFDALLLLCDHFVLSRAQGCQH; the protein is encoded by the exons ATGAAGAGAGACCCAGTGCTGTTTTTTGCTCTATTTCTTGTCGCCGAG GTCCGAGGTGCTGCTCCAAACCCAATGGAATGCCAGGAGAGTGAGTATCTGGATGAGCACAGGAAGTGCATTCCTTGCAGGGAGTGTGGCCCAGGATGGGAGCTTTCCAAG GAGTGTGGCTATGGTGAGGGAAGGGATGCCCAGTGCACTGCTTGCCCTCCCAGAAGGTTTAAGGACAGCTGGGGGTTCCATGGTTGCAAACCTTGTCTTTCCTGCCCCCTCATCAACCGTGTCCAGAAATCCAACTGCACTGCCACTTCCAATGCAGCCTGTGGGGAATGTCTGCCAGG GTTTTACAGTAAAACCCGGATTGGCGGGCTGCAGGATCTGGAATGcatcccctgcacaaagcagactCCTTCCTCTGAGCCTCAGT GCAGCTCCAGGACTAGCCTGGTGAAGGTAGCAATCCCCACAGTACCTCCCCAGGACACCGCCCTCCTAGTGCTAACCAGCAGTGCGCTAGTCATCATTGTGTTGGTGCTGCTGGCACTCGCCATCATCTGCTGCAAGCGCTTCTGGAAGAGCCAGTGTCAGCGAG TGTTTCTGAGGACCCAGAATTTCTCGGCCCAGAGGGTGATGTTCCAGGCCTCAGCCAGGCCAAGCAGGTTTCCCTGTGAGGAACAGATGTCTAGTTCCTGCTGCTTGGGTGTGAAGAACCTGAGCCCTTGCTCCTGGCAAGCAGAAG TTCCAGGTCCTGTTGAACCAGTTCAGTTAATGTCGAATGGTGAAGCCATAGGCCTGCAGATCCCTGCTCTCCAGCCCAATTTGGAAGAGATTGCTGTCAGTCCCAATCCCAAATCCCGGCTGGTGAGGAGCGTCTTGGAGACACAACCCCTGATAAGGAACTCAGGGTCCAGCAACTGTTCTGCAGAGGGCCCATCATCCTCAGATGCCAGGCAGGGCACAGCTGGGTTCACAGAGTCCCCGACTCCCCTCTCATCATGTGCTTCAGAGATGCAGCCTAGGTGGCCCCATGCCCCAGTGGAGTGCACGGAGCTAGACCTGCAGAAGTTTTCCACCCAGGCCGAGTTCATGGGCACCAAAAGCCAGGAGGATGCAGAGAAACAGGTGGCTCAGAGGATCTGGAGACATACAGATGAGCTAACCCTTGAAGTTCCCCTGTTTGGTGCCCCTCTGATAACGCAAAGTGAACTTGTTCTGGAGGCTGTCACGGGATCGTCCTCATCCTTCCAAATTCCCactgctgaaagcagggagcagcct CAGGTGAATGATGTCCTGAGCCTTGTGAGTGAGATTAGCAGCGTCACACAAG GTCTCCCCATAGTACAGCTCCCTCACTCCTTGGTGCTGTCACTCGGCTTCCAGTTGGACCCTTGCTTGTCTGGTCTCAAGAATTTCAGCCACGTGGGAGTGGCGCTGGGGGTCCCATCCCATCTGGTGAGCAGGATGTCTGGATTCAAGCAGCTTGTCGCTCACTTCGCCTCCTCAGGAGACACAGTCACTGTTCCTGCCCTAGCCCGGGTCCTACAGCAACTCCAGCGCTTCGATGCCTTGCTCCTACTCTGCGATCATTTCGTTCTGAGCCGGGCCCAGGGCTGCCAACACTAG
- the EDA2R gene encoding tumor necrosis factor receptor superfamily member 27 isoform X3, with protein sequence MECQESEYLDEHRKCIPCRECGPGWELSKECGYGEGRDAQCTACPPRRFKDSWGFHGCKPCLSCPLINRVQKSNCTATSNAACGECLPGFYSKTRIGGLQDLECIPCTKQTPSSEPQCSSRTSLVKVAIPTVPPQDTALLVLTSSALVIIVLVLLALAIICCKRFWKSQCQRVFLRTQNFSAQRVMFQASARPSRFPCEEQMSSSCCLGVKNLSPCSWQAEVPGPVEPVQLMSNGEAIGLQIPALQPNLEEIAVSPNPKSRLVRSVLETQPLIRNSGSSNCSAEGPSSSDARQGTAGFTESPTPLSSCASEMQPRWPHAPVECTELDLQKFSTQAEFMGTKSQEDAEKQVAQRIWRHTDELTLEVPLFGAPLITQSELVLEAVTGSSSSFQIPTAESREQPQVNDVLSLVSEISSVTQGLPIVQLPHSLVLSLGFQLDPCLSGLKNFSHVGVALGVPSHLVSRMSGFKQLVAHFASSGDTVTVPALARVLQQLQRFDALLLLCDHFVLSRAQGCQH encoded by the exons ATGGAATGCCAGGAGAGTGAGTATCTGGATGAGCACAGGAAGTGCATTCCTTGCAGGGAGTGTGGCCCAGGATGGGAGCTTTCCAAG GAGTGTGGCTATGGTGAGGGAAGGGATGCCCAGTGCACTGCTTGCCCTCCCAGAAGGTTTAAGGACAGCTGGGGGTTCCATGGTTGCAAACCTTGTCTTTCCTGCCCCCTCATCAACCGTGTCCAGAAATCCAACTGCACTGCCACTTCCAATGCAGCCTGTGGGGAATGTCTGCCAGG GTTTTACAGTAAAACCCGGATTGGCGGGCTGCAGGATCTGGAATGcatcccctgcacaaagcagactCCTTCCTCTGAGCCTCAGT GCAGCTCCAGGACTAGCCTGGTGAAGGTAGCAATCCCCACAGTACCTCCCCAGGACACCGCCCTCCTAGTGCTAACCAGCAGTGCGCTAGTCATCATTGTGTTGGTGCTGCTGGCACTCGCCATCATCTGCTGCAAGCGCTTCTGGAAGAGCCAGTGTCAGCGAG TGTTTCTGAGGACCCAGAATTTCTCGGCCCAGAGGGTGATGTTCCAGGCCTCAGCCAGGCCAAGCAGGTTTCCCTGTGAGGAACAGATGTCTAGTTCCTGCTGCTTGGGTGTGAAGAACCTGAGCCCTTGCTCCTGGCAAGCAGAAG TTCCAGGTCCTGTTGAACCAGTTCAGTTAATGTCGAATGGTGAAGCCATAGGCCTGCAGATCCCTGCTCTCCAGCCCAATTTGGAAGAGATTGCTGTCAGTCCCAATCCCAAATCCCGGCTGGTGAGGAGCGTCTTGGAGACACAACCCCTGATAAGGAACTCAGGGTCCAGCAACTGTTCTGCAGAGGGCCCATCATCCTCAGATGCCAGGCAGGGCACAGCTGGGTTCACAGAGTCCCCGACTCCCCTCTCATCATGTGCTTCAGAGATGCAGCCTAGGTGGCCCCATGCCCCAGTGGAGTGCACGGAGCTAGACCTGCAGAAGTTTTCCACCCAGGCCGAGTTCATGGGCACCAAAAGCCAGGAGGATGCAGAGAAACAGGTGGCTCAGAGGATCTGGAGACATACAGATGAGCTAACCCTTGAAGTTCCCCTGTTTGGTGCCCCTCTGATAACGCAAAGTGAACTTGTTCTGGAGGCTGTCACGGGATCGTCCTCATCCTTCCAAATTCCCactgctgaaagcagggagcagcct CAGGTGAATGATGTCCTGAGCCTTGTGAGTGAGATTAGCAGCGTCACACAAG GTCTCCCCATAGTACAGCTCCCTCACTCCTTGGTGCTGTCACTCGGCTTCCAGTTGGACCCTTGCTTGTCTGGTCTCAAGAATTTCAGCCACGTGGGAGTGGCGCTGGGGGTCCCATCCCATCTGGTGAGCAGGATGTCTGGATTCAAGCAGCTTGTCGCTCACTTCGCCTCCTCAGGAGACACAGTCACTGTTCCTGCCCTAGCCCGGGTCCTACAGCAACTCCAGCGCTTCGATGCCTTGCTCCTACTCTGCGATCATTTCGTTCTGAGCCGGGCCCAGGGCTGCCAACACTAG
- the EDA2R gene encoding tumor necrosis factor receptor superfamily member 27 isoform X4 → MKRDPVLFFALFLVAEVRGAAPNPMECQESEYLDEHRKCIPCRECGPGWELSKECGYGEGRDAQCTACPPRRFKDSWGFHGCKPCLSCPLINRVQKSNCTATSNAACGECLPGFYSKTRIGGLQDLECIPCTKQTPSSEPQLFLRTQNFSAQRVMFQASARPSRFPCEEQMSSSCCLGVKNLSPCSWQAEVPGPVEPVQLMSNGEAIGLQIPALQPNLEEIAVSPNPKSRLVRSVLETQPLIRNSGSSNCSAEGPSSSDARQGTAGFTESPTPLSSCASEMQPRWPHAPVECTELDLQKFSTQAEFMGTKSQEDAEKQVAQRIWRHTDELTLEVPLFGAPLITQSELVLEAVTGSSSSFQIPTAESREQPQVNDVLSLVSEISSVTQGLPIVQLPHSLVLSLGFQLDPCLSGLKNFSHVGVALGVPSHLVSRMSGFKQLVAHFASSGDTVTVPALARVLQQLQRFDALLLLCDHFVLSRAQGCQH, encoded by the exons ATGAAGAGAGACCCAGTGCTGTTTTTTGCTCTATTTCTTGTCGCCGAG GTCCGAGGTGCTGCTCCAAACCCAATGGAATGCCAGGAGAGTGAGTATCTGGATGAGCACAGGAAGTGCATTCCTTGCAGGGAGTGTGGCCCAGGATGGGAGCTTTCCAAG GAGTGTGGCTATGGTGAGGGAAGGGATGCCCAGTGCACTGCTTGCCCTCCCAGAAGGTTTAAGGACAGCTGGGGGTTCCATGGTTGCAAACCTTGTCTTTCCTGCCCCCTCATCAACCGTGTCCAGAAATCCAACTGCACTGCCACTTCCAATGCAGCCTGTGGGGAATGTCTGCCAGG GTTTTACAGTAAAACCCGGATTGGCGGGCTGCAGGATCTGGAATGcatcccctgcacaaagcagactCCTTCCTCTGAGCCTCAGT TGTTTCTGAGGACCCAGAATTTCTCGGCCCAGAGGGTGATGTTCCAGGCCTCAGCCAGGCCAAGCAGGTTTCCCTGTGAGGAACAGATGTCTAGTTCCTGCTGCTTGGGTGTGAAGAACCTGAGCCCTTGCTCCTGGCAAGCAGAAG TTCCAGGTCCTGTTGAACCAGTTCAGTTAATGTCGAATGGTGAAGCCATAGGCCTGCAGATCCCTGCTCTCCAGCCCAATTTGGAAGAGATTGCTGTCAGTCCCAATCCCAAATCCCGGCTGGTGAGGAGCGTCTTGGAGACACAACCCCTGATAAGGAACTCAGGGTCCAGCAACTGTTCTGCAGAGGGCCCATCATCCTCAGATGCCAGGCAGGGCACAGCTGGGTTCACAGAGTCCCCGACTCCCCTCTCATCATGTGCTTCAGAGATGCAGCCTAGGTGGCCCCATGCCCCAGTGGAGTGCACGGAGCTAGACCTGCAGAAGTTTTCCACCCAGGCCGAGTTCATGGGCACCAAAAGCCAGGAGGATGCAGAGAAACAGGTGGCTCAGAGGATCTGGAGACATACAGATGAGCTAACCCTTGAAGTTCCCCTGTTTGGTGCCCCTCTGATAACGCAAAGTGAACTTGTTCTGGAGGCTGTCACGGGATCGTCCTCATCCTTCCAAATTCCCactgctgaaagcagggagcagcct CAGGTGAATGATGTCCTGAGCCTTGTGAGTGAGATTAGCAGCGTCACACAAG GTCTCCCCATAGTACAGCTCCCTCACTCCTTGGTGCTGTCACTCGGCTTCCAGTTGGACCCTTGCTTGTCTGGTCTCAAGAATTTCAGCCACGTGGGAGTGGCGCTGGGGGTCCCATCCCATCTGGTGAGCAGGATGTCTGGATTCAAGCAGCTTGTCGCTCACTTCGCCTCCTCAGGAGACACAGTCACTGTTCCTGCCCTAGCCCGGGTCCTACAGCAACTCCAGCGCTTCGATGCCTTGCTCCTACTCTGCGATCATTTCGTTCTGAGCCGGGCCCAGGGCTGCCAACACTAG
- the EDA2R gene encoding tumor necrosis factor receptor superfamily member 27 isoform X2 — translation MKRDPVLFFALFLVAEVRGAAPNPMECQESEYLDEHRKCIPCRECGPGWELSKECGYGEGRDAQCTACPPRRFKDSWGFHGCKPCLSCPLINRVQKSNCTATSNAACGECLPGFYSKTRIGGLQDLECIPCTKQTPSSEPQCSSRTSLVKVAIPTVPPQDTALLVLTSSALVIIVLVLLALAIICCKRFWKSQCQRVFLRTQNFSAQRVMFQASARPSRFPCEEQMSSSCCLGVKNLSPCSWQAEVPGPVEPVQLMSNGEAIGLQIPALQPNLEEIAVSPNPKSRLVRSVLETQPLIRNSGSSNCSAEGPSSSDARQGTAGFTESPTPLSSCASEMQPRWPHAPVECTELDLQKFSTQAEFMGTKSQEDAEKQVAQRIWRHTDELTLEVPLFGAPLITQSELVLEAVTGSSSSFQIPTAESREQPVNDVLSLVSEISSVTQGLPIVQLPHSLVLSLGFQLDPCLSGLKNFSHVGVALGVPSHLVSRMSGFKQLVAHFASSGDTVTVPALARVLQQLQRFDALLLLCDHFVLSRAQGCQH, via the exons ATGAAGAGAGACCCAGTGCTGTTTTTTGCTCTATTTCTTGTCGCCGAG GTCCGAGGTGCTGCTCCAAACCCAATGGAATGCCAGGAGAGTGAGTATCTGGATGAGCACAGGAAGTGCATTCCTTGCAGGGAGTGTGGCCCAGGATGGGAGCTTTCCAAG GAGTGTGGCTATGGTGAGGGAAGGGATGCCCAGTGCACTGCTTGCCCTCCCAGAAGGTTTAAGGACAGCTGGGGGTTCCATGGTTGCAAACCTTGTCTTTCCTGCCCCCTCATCAACCGTGTCCAGAAATCCAACTGCACTGCCACTTCCAATGCAGCCTGTGGGGAATGTCTGCCAGG GTTTTACAGTAAAACCCGGATTGGCGGGCTGCAGGATCTGGAATGcatcccctgcacaaagcagactCCTTCCTCTGAGCCTCAGT GCAGCTCCAGGACTAGCCTGGTGAAGGTAGCAATCCCCACAGTACCTCCCCAGGACACCGCCCTCCTAGTGCTAACCAGCAGTGCGCTAGTCATCATTGTGTTGGTGCTGCTGGCACTCGCCATCATCTGCTGCAAGCGCTTCTGGAAGAGCCAGTGTCAGCGAG TGTTTCTGAGGACCCAGAATTTCTCGGCCCAGAGGGTGATGTTCCAGGCCTCAGCCAGGCCAAGCAGGTTTCCCTGTGAGGAACAGATGTCTAGTTCCTGCTGCTTGGGTGTGAAGAACCTGAGCCCTTGCTCCTGGCAAGCAGAAG TTCCAGGTCCTGTTGAACCAGTTCAGTTAATGTCGAATGGTGAAGCCATAGGCCTGCAGATCCCTGCTCTCCAGCCCAATTTGGAAGAGATTGCTGTCAGTCCCAATCCCAAATCCCGGCTGGTGAGGAGCGTCTTGGAGACACAACCCCTGATAAGGAACTCAGGGTCCAGCAACTGTTCTGCAGAGGGCCCATCATCCTCAGATGCCAGGCAGGGCACAGCTGGGTTCACAGAGTCCCCGACTCCCCTCTCATCATGTGCTTCAGAGATGCAGCCTAGGTGGCCCCATGCCCCAGTGGAGTGCACGGAGCTAGACCTGCAGAAGTTTTCCACCCAGGCCGAGTTCATGGGCACCAAAAGCCAGGAGGATGCAGAGAAACAGGTGGCTCAGAGGATCTGGAGACATACAGATGAGCTAACCCTTGAAGTTCCCCTGTTTGGTGCCCCTCTGATAACGCAAAGTGAACTTGTTCTGGAGGCTGTCACGGGATCGTCCTCATCCTTCCAAATTCCCactgctgaaagcagggagcagcct GTGAATGATGTCCTGAGCCTTGTGAGTGAGATTAGCAGCGTCACACAAG GTCTCCCCATAGTACAGCTCCCTCACTCCTTGGTGCTGTCACTCGGCTTCCAGTTGGACCCTTGCTTGTCTGGTCTCAAGAATTTCAGCCACGTGGGAGTGGCGCTGGGGGTCCCATCCCATCTGGTGAGCAGGATGTCTGGATTCAAGCAGCTTGTCGCTCACTTCGCCTCCTCAGGAGACACAGTCACTGTTCCTGCCCTAGCCCGGGTCCTACAGCAACTCCAGCGCTTCGATGCCTTGCTCCTACTCTGCGATCATTTCGTTCTGAGCCGGGCCCAGGGCTGCCAACACTAG